The Paenibacillus polymyxa M1 DNA segment CCTTCAGCTTGTTGAAGTTGGTAGCAGTGTGTACCTCATTGGTGTGGGAGAAGATATCCGGCTTGTTGACAAAGTATCCGATCCTGAAGAAGTGGAGCAAATTTTGGCCGCACTGGAGCAGGAAGCTTCTCTGCAGCGCGGCCCAATTGCCCCGCTATTCGCTAAAATTGCGGATAAGCTTCGCCGGAACAACGCGGCACAGCAGCAGCAACCTGAAGAGGAAACATCTTTTCATGAGATGTTTGAATCCAAGCTTCGGCAGATGCCGAATCGCAAGGATAAACTTGAAAAGTTGCGCAATGAGGAGAATACTACAGATCGGTCGGGAGATTCATGAGAAAAAAGATTATACTAGCATGTTTGCTGCTTGTCTTGTTCAGCTTCATTTCGGTGACGGCGGCCTCTGCGGAACCGATTCCGAACATTGATATTCAAGTCGGCAATTCGGACAAAGGACAGCCCGGTGCCACCTCGCTGTCTATTATTTTACTTATTACTGTCATTAGTGTAGCGCCCGCGTTGCTTGTACTTATGACAAGT contains these protein-coding regions:
- a CDS encoding flagellar biosynthetic protein FliO → MDTQQGASDALSTSSNIGNIAWVLFVLIFIIVLIVYLIRFLSKRNQSWFSNRSVRILGGVGLGPNKSLQLVEVGSSVYLIGVGEDIRLVDKVSDPEEVEQILAALEQEASLQRGPIAPLFAKIADKLRRNNAAQQQQPEEETSFHEMFESKLRQMPNRKDKLEKLRNEENTTDRSGDS